The sequence TTGATAGTCAAATAACatacacaaaaccaaattaaacgcTACAGTtcatgacgatacattgatgtgtaaagacacaaaaaatCGGTCTGtgtaagaaactgaacagtatttctataaaaaaaatgttttttacctCGGATTCACACAATGTCCAAACACGTTCTCAACAGCTGACGCCTGATGCGTCAacgtcttcttcttgctttatgtcGGATCTCAGACtttaagtgcattaccgccacccaTCTCTCAGATGGTCCACTTGAGATCTGCCGTGAAGCAAGATGACGACGCAAATGCGAATACTGAATACGACACGAAcacgctcaggacagttcagacattgcggtgaatcagaggtaaaaaaacctACATTAGAAATATTGTtctgtttcttgcacagaccgatcgttttgtgtctttacacatcaatgtatcatgagccgcagggtttaatttggttttgtgtatgtttttaaaaacattttttttttatgattttgctgtgattcccatccacttacattataagactgatagactatAACAGTTTGACTTaaacttggtttgtgttctactgaagaaacaaagtcacctacatcttggatgccctgggggtaggaagataacatcacattttcatttttgggtgaactatccttttaagaacgttatgaaaatgagaaatgctgccttTCGTTAAAATAGCTGAAATAAATGTTacttaagtttctttttttatggttttagtttacaTGTTTACAGATGAAGAAACACTCATTAACTTTCTTCCTCTCATTTAGAGGACGTATTTGTCATCCAGCTACAGAGACAGCTGCCAGACCAAGTCTGAAGCCTCACTTGGTTCTGAAGCGTCTATGCCCCACCTCATTCATATTTCCTCTACATCTCCCCTTCCGTCTGAGGAGAGCAGGAAACCTCCTACACTCTCCCCCGGCCCAGAGGTGCCCAGCCCTCCTCGACTTGTTATCCAGAGCCAGTCCCACACCTTGGTCAAGGCCACTGCCCCAACCCACACAACACAAGCACCTTTCAGCAGGAATAAGATGAGTCTAATGCAGCATCTTCAGCGAGTGAAGAGACCAGCTGAAACAAGCTCAGAGACCAGTGACCCCACTTCAACTGCAGATCTGACGAGTAATACGAGTAAGAGAGTCTTATTCCAGTAAAATATCTAAACAGCTTTAAAACAAGAGAAATGTATATGGGAAGAACAATTTTACAACACCTTAAACTTGCTATCAGAGAATATAATTAACTGTAACAATAGTCCAtacaaaaatgaaagtttaacTTACCCTATGCcatttaagatgtagatgagtttgtcttaatgtagcattgcatcactgtctcagcaatggatgatctgcagtgaataggtgccgtcagaatgagtccaaacagctgataaaaacaagcacaataatccacaagtaatttcAAAATCTCATCTATCTCTCTAATGGCCTGAAGTTTagcacattttcagctaattttcatttttgagtaaattGTTACTATAAGCCTTAAACTAACTACATTAATAGCGAACGATTTCATGCCAGAACAATGATGCAGTGCAACAATATTTCATATGGACGTTGCCATTTGTGTCTGTTTCTGCTCCTGTAGGTTGTCTGGGCAGCTCTGACAGGAAGGTGTTCATCTCAAACTGTATCCTACAGAGGGCTGGCAAAATGGCACGACCCAGTGCAGCGGTGCGGTACCTGTCCAGAAACATCTTCACAGTGGAGGAACTCTCTCAAAGCAGCACCACTGGAAACACAAAGAGACGCCTAAAGAGACTTGACCCAAACAAGATCAGTGCCATCAGAGGTGAGCTGGACGGATATttgagaccctggaccacaaaaccagtcttaagtttaaattttttttttaattgagatttatatatcacctgaaagctgaataaataagcttccaATTGATGTATGGTTGGTTAGGAtatggcaatatttgaaaatctggaaaaaaatctaaatattgataaaattgCCTTTacatttgtccaaatgaagttcttagcaatgcatattaccattcaaaaattaagttttgatatttatggtagcaattttacaaaatatcttaatgaaaaCAGGATTTGTACTCACcattagggtgaccacctgctaataagcccaaggggggacaaggggtacgtttctgagggacacCCCATGAgtagactcactgatagtggtttacccatttctagcacataccaccttacatgatatattaataatgccctattcccctaaacatgtgtaatt is a genomic window of Carassius carassius chromosome 46, fCarCar2.1, whole genome shotgun sequence containing:
- the zgc:113423 gene encoding BEN domain-containing protein 2 isoform X3, whose translation is MTTQMRILNTTRTRSGQFRHCGESERTYLSSSYRDSCQTKSEASLGSEASMPHLIHISSTSPLPSEESRKPPTLSPGPEVPSPPRLVIQSQSHTLVKATAPTHTTQAPFSRNKMSLMQHLQRVKRPAETSSETSDPTSTADLTSNTSCLGSSDRKVFISNCILQRAGKMARPSAAVRYLSRNIFTVEELSQSSTTGNTKRRLKRLDPNKISAIREWAVKRYSKFDLHEKGKDWKMCLSVINSTARYYRFMDKTRRMKVKEKVKPENRTTESFAAAAEIDVELSDSDTEQKQQETQMSHITEDHYTNTDWEPNSVYLGPPHRDVKVPEFALSAAHLRTRPELIARYLIKFIFPEDVLVRSNVYGGMRRGIQALDHNKISALREHLLERFPWMRLEEDGSDWKVCVGAINSTIRKFRYERKMGIKRGIR